A region of Necator americanus strain Aroian chromosome I, whole genome shotgun sequence DNA encodes the following proteins:
- a CDS encoding hypothetical protein (NECATOR_CHRI.G2589.T1) — translation MAICTYNARTLASEAAIEDLMMQAKKIKYDVIGLTETRRRHPLNVIYETGEELFLGTCDSRGVGGVGVLVNTSMAKNIDSFEQLTTRIGRLRMRRCGPTPSLTIFVAYAPTSSYEEEEVEALYIYLEKFYREDHAFYKVIIGDFNAKVGPRRTPEELHIVPTAYNGMTNGRGSPSSS, via the coding sequence atggcgatctgtacttataacgcacgtacgcttgcatcggaagcggccatcgaagatctgatgatgcaagccaagaagatcaagtacgacgtcatcggactgaccgagacgagacgacgtcaccctctcaacgttatatatgaaactggagaagaactgttcttaggaacatgcgacagcagaggtgttggtggagttggcgtcctcgtcaacacgagtatggcaaagaacatcgactcttttgaacaacttacgacccgaatcggacgtctgcggatgagaagatgtggtccaacaccatctttgactatcttcgtcgcttacgctccaacatcaagctacgaagaagaagaagtcgaagctctCTATATATacttggagaagttctaccgagaagatcatgccttctacaaggtcataattggcgatttcaacgccaaagttggcccaagaagaacgccggaggaacttcacatcgtgcccacggcctacaatggaatgaccaatgggagaggctctccgagttcatcatga